A genomic window from Streptomyces brevispora includes:
- a CDS encoding metallophosphoesterase encodes MAVVGLALMAIVVLALLVVVHRYVWRRFVGDTTAAGSLLRRAGTVAAYVLPLLSVGALVSGRTGAPFWLQQVLAWPGYLWLAALLYLTLALLVGEAVRPLLRGLLARRATATGATAVTAEAEAASVPVMVPVSVPEAGHAGAAADAPDAPHSDTRTTAPPTAPPAGAPAAGSPSRRLFVARAVGGAAAVAGFGTVGYGTYGVLRGPRVKRVTIPLARLPRSAHGFRIAVVSDIHLGPILGRAHTQRIVDTVNGTQPDLIAVVGDLVDGSVADLGPAAEPLARLQSRHGAFFVTGNHEYYSGAAQWVDHVRELGLHPLENARVEIDGFDLAGVNDIGGESEGQGPDFDRALGDRDRSRAAVLMAHQPVVIDEAVAHGVDLQLSGHTHGGQLWPGNYIAELANPTVAGLDRYGDTQLYVTRGAGAWGPPVRVGAPSDVTVVELASRQA; translated from the coding sequence GTGGCAGTCGTGGGACTCGCTCTGATGGCGATCGTGGTGCTCGCGCTGCTCGTCGTCGTGCACCGCTATGTATGGCGCCGTTTCGTCGGGGACACGACGGCGGCGGGCAGCCTGCTGCGCCGGGCGGGCACGGTGGCGGCGTACGTCCTGCCGCTGCTGAGCGTCGGCGCCCTCGTCTCCGGCCGTACGGGTGCACCCTTCTGGCTCCAACAGGTGCTGGCCTGGCCGGGCTACCTGTGGCTGGCCGCCCTGCTGTATCTGACGCTGGCCCTGCTGGTCGGCGAGGCGGTACGGCCGCTGCTGCGCGGGCTGCTCGCGCGCCGGGCGACGGCGACCGGGGCGACGGCGGTGACGGCGGAAGCCGAGGCCGCATCGGTGCCGGTGATGGTGCCGGTGTCGGTACCGGAGGCCGGGCACGCCGGGGCGGCCGCCGACGCGCCCGACGCGCCCCACTCGGACACCCGGACCACCGCCCCGCCGACAGCCCCGCCGGCCGGCGCACCCGCCGCCGGTTCCCCTTCGCGGCGGCTCTTCGTCGCGCGGGCGGTCGGGGGCGCCGCCGCCGTCGCCGGGTTCGGTACGGTCGGGTACGGCACCTACGGGGTGCTGCGCGGCCCTCGGGTCAAGCGCGTCACCATCCCGCTCGCCCGGCTGCCCCGGTCCGCGCACGGCTTCCGGATCGCCGTCGTCAGCGACATCCATCTCGGTCCGATCCTGGGCCGGGCGCACACCCAACGGATCGTCGACACGGTCAACGGGACCCAGCCCGACCTGATCGCGGTCGTCGGGGACCTGGTCGACGGATCGGTCGCCGATCTCGGTCCGGCCGCCGAACCGCTCGCGCGGCTCCAATCCCGGCACGGCGCGTTCTTTGTCACCGGAAACCACGAGTACTACTCCGGTGCGGCCCAATGGGTGGATCATGTAAGGGAATTGGGGCTGCACCCGCTGGAGAATGCCCGGGTGGAGATCGACGGTTTCGATCTGGCCGGGGTCAATGACATCGGGGGCGAGAGCGAAGGGCAGGGGCCCGACTTCGACCGCGCCCTGGGTGACCGGGACCGGTCCCGCGCCGCCGTCCTCATGGCGCATCAGCCCGTGGTCATCGACGAGGCCGTCGCGCACGGCGTGGACCTGCAACTGTCCGGGCACACCCACGGGGGCCAGCTCTGGCCGGGCAACTACATCGCGGAACTGGCCAATCCCACGGTCGCCGGGCTCGACCGCTACGGGGACACCCAGCTGTACGTCACGCGCGGCGCCGGTGCCTGGGGTCCGCCGGTGCGGGTCGGCGCCCCTTCCGACGTCACCGTCGTCGAACTCGCCTCCAGGCAGGCCTGA
- a CDS encoding ABC transporter substrate-binding protein: MRSIRLRILAILAVLVIAGVGAWQLLPSDGAKDDPVTVGTTDAVTSLDPAGAYDAGSWAMYSNVYQSLMTFKSGAIVPEPDAAESCGFIGGKLQTYQCKLRDDLTFSNGRKMTAEDVKYSFERMLKIKTDVGPSVLYPSLKNVVADGRTITFNLSSRDATFPQKLATGSGSIVDRDEYPDGELRTGNSVSGSGPYMLKSYQPGVKAELVPNPKYKGALSKTGGPVNIRYYEQSDELLAAWKSGRVDVTHRQLPPSTLAELNPGDVDQRITEADSAEIRNLVFNVRDGSPLADKRVRQAIASIIDRAPLVTDIYKGTVEPLYSLIPQGYIGHSTPFFDEYPAPDLKRAKKLMQEAGVQLPLPITFAYRSGDAYTTETAEIKRQLNAGGLFKVTTKPVEWTAFQKGYAAGKYDMYAVGWLPDYPDPDTFSQPLVGRDSSLHNGYSSKKMDQLISDTLQFSDRSRTAADFKELQKLVGEDVPLVPLWQKKDYVVAKPDVSGSQYLSDGTGIWRLWELGWI; this comes from the coding sequence ATGCGGTCGATCCGACTACGGATTCTCGCGATTCTCGCGGTTTTGGTCATCGCAGGCGTAGGCGCCTGGCAGTTGCTTCCCTCGGACGGAGCGAAGGATGACCCGGTCACCGTCGGCACGACCGACGCGGTGACCTCGCTGGACCCGGCAGGAGCCTATGACGCCGGCTCCTGGGCGATGTACAGCAACGTCTACCAGTCGCTCATGACGTTCAAGTCCGGGGCGATCGTCCCCGAGCCGGACGCCGCCGAGAGCTGCGGCTTCATCGGCGGGAAGCTCCAGACGTACCAGTGCAAGCTCCGTGACGACCTGACGTTCTCCAACGGTCGGAAGATGACCGCCGAGGACGTCAAGTACTCCTTCGAGCGCATGCTCAAGATCAAGACGGACGTCGGTCCCTCGGTGCTGTACCCCAGCCTGAAGAACGTGGTCGCCGATGGCCGGACGATCACCTTCAACCTCTCCTCGCGCGACGCGACCTTCCCGCAGAAGCTCGCCACCGGGTCCGGTTCGATCGTCGACCGCGACGAATACCCGGACGGTGAGCTCCGCACCGGGAACTCGGTGTCGGGTTCGGGGCCGTACATGCTCAAGTCGTACCAGCCGGGCGTCAAGGCCGAACTGGTGCCGAACCCCAAGTACAAGGGTGCGCTGTCGAAGACCGGCGGGCCTGTCAACATCCGCTACTACGAGCAGTCGGACGAACTGCTGGCGGCCTGGAAGTCGGGGAGGGTCGATGTCACGCATCGTCAGCTCCCGCCGTCCACGCTCGCCGAACTGAACCCCGGTGACGTCGATCAGCGCATCACCGAGGCGGACAGTGCCGAGATCCGCAACCTCGTCTTCAACGTCCGCGACGGTTCTCCGCTCGCCGACAAGCGGGTCCGGCAGGCCATCGCGTCGATCATCGACCGCGCGCCGCTGGTGACCGACATCTACAAGGGCACCGTCGAACCGCTCTACTCGCTGATCCCGCAGGGCTACATCGGGCACAGCACCCCGTTCTTCGACGAGTACCCCGCGCCTGATCTCAAGCGCGCCAAAAAGCTGATGCAGGAAGCGGGCGTGCAGCTTCCGCTTCCCATCACCTTCGCCTACCGCTCCGGTGACGCGTACACGACGGAGACCGCGGAGATCAAGCGCCAGCTGAATGCCGGCGGGCTGTTCAAGGTCACGACGAAGCCCGTGGAGTGGACGGCGTTCCAGAAGGGTTACGCGGCCGGCAAGTACGACATGTACGCCGTCGGCTGGCTCCCGGACTACCCGGACCCCGACACCTTCAGCCAGCCGCTCGTCGGTCGCGATAGCAGCCTCCACAACGGCTACAGCAGCAAGAAGATGGACCAGCTGATCAGCGACACGCTGCAGTTCAGCGACCGCAGCCGCACCGCGGCCGACTTCAAGGAACTCCAGAAGCTGGTGGGCGAGGACGTACCGCTCGTGCCGCTGTGGCAGAAGAAGGACTACGTCGTCGCCAAGCCCGACGTCTCCGGTTCGCAGTACCTCTCGGACGGCACCGGCATCTGGCGGCTGTGGGAACTCGGCTGGATCTGA
- a CDS encoding TetR/AcrR family transcriptional regulator, which produces MVKEEKDVKEVKAPKSEQTRTLILETALRLFQERGYDKTTMRAIAQEAGVSVGNAYYYFSSKEHLVQGFYDRIAAEHEAAVQPVLAGDEDLAARIRGVLLCWLDVAEPYHRFAAQFFKNAADPESPLSPFSKDSVAARDAAISIHKRCLAGAGTKVDPELAELLPQLMWLNQMGLVLYWVYDRTDDAERSRRLVERTAPIVARAIVLSRFRALRPLVRQVHEVLEEFLPGVAGRAADRPNRRAEPAEPTGGADRPS; this is translated from the coding sequence GTGGTGAAGGAAGAGAAGGACGTGAAGGAAGTCAAGGCTCCCAAGAGCGAGCAGACCCGCACCCTCATCCTCGAGACGGCGCTCCGGCTCTTCCAGGAACGCGGTTACGACAAGACGACGATGCGGGCCATCGCCCAGGAGGCCGGCGTCTCCGTAGGGAACGCGTACTACTACTTCTCGTCCAAGGAACACCTGGTCCAGGGCTTCTACGACCGGATCGCCGCCGAGCACGAGGCGGCGGTCCAGCCGGTCCTGGCCGGCGACGAGGACCTCGCGGCACGCATCCGCGGGGTCCTGCTCTGCTGGCTGGACGTGGCGGAGCCGTACCACCGCTTCGCCGCCCAGTTCTTCAAGAACGCCGCCGATCCGGAGAGTCCGCTCAGCCCCTTCTCGAAGGACTCCGTCGCGGCCCGCGACGCGGCGATCTCCATCCACAAGCGCTGTCTGGCGGGCGCGGGCACCAAGGTGGACCCGGAACTGGCCGAGCTGCTGCCGCAGCTGATGTGGCTGAACCAGATGGGCCTGGTGCTGTACTGGGTGTACGACCGGACGGACGACGCCGAACGCAGCCGCCGCCTCGTCGAGCGCACCGCCCCGATCGTCGCGCGGGCCATCGTCCTGTCCCGGTTCCGGGCGCTGCGGCCGCTCGTGCGCCAGGTCCACGAGGTGCTGGAGGAGTTCCTGCCCGGAGTGGCGGGGCGGGCGGCGGACCGGCCGAACCGACGGGCCGAGCCGGCCGAGCCCACCGGCGGAGCTGACCGGCCGAGCTGA
- a CDS encoding thiol-disulfide oxidoreductase DCC family protein, translating to MTARTGGRRLSVERLTVLYDAQCSLCVHLRQWLMKQRQLVPLDLVPAGSMEAHRRFPGLDHSGTLEEITVIGDGGQVYRGTSAWIVCLWALAEHRPRAHWLTTPAGRPFARATVLAAAKYRSLTAAPCRADGEGACAVPDPESGT from the coding sequence ATGACGGCCCGGACCGGTGGGCGGCGGCTGTCCGTCGAACGGCTCACCGTGCTCTACGACGCACAGTGCTCGCTCTGCGTCCATCTGCGGCAGTGGCTGATGAAGCAGCGCCAGCTGGTCCCGCTCGACCTCGTCCCGGCGGGCTCCATGGAGGCGCACCGCCGCTTCCCCGGCCTCGACCACTCCGGGACGCTGGAGGAGATCACGGTGATCGGTGACGGGGGCCAGGTCTACCGCGGGACCTCCGCGTGGATCGTCTGCCTCTGGGCGCTGGCCGAGCACCGGCCCAGGGCCCACTGGCTGACCACCCCGGCCGGCCGTCCGTTCGCCAGGGCGACCGTCCTCGCCGCCGCGAAGTACCGCTCGCTGACGGCCGCGCCCTGCCGGGCGGACGGGGAGGGCGCGTGCGCGGTGCCGGACCCGGAGTCCGGGACCTAG
- a CDS encoding MarR family winged helix-turn-helix transcriptional regulator has product MEQRDWTDGHVERWKPVLPELDPDVEGAVTRMKKLSVHLRRVREQSLVDFDLDRQEFDTLHKLAGRGGKAAPSELAADLDLAPASVTGRLDALERRGFVRRTPSTTDRRRVDVELTAAGRSTWVGAMDVLGNEEERLLGVLDKDERGLLNAMLRRVMVVAEARGGAAWD; this is encoded by the coding sequence ATGGAGCAACGGGACTGGACGGACGGACACGTGGAGCGGTGGAAGCCGGTGCTTCCGGAACTCGACCCCGACGTCGAGGGCGCGGTGACCCGGATGAAGAAGCTCTCCGTCCATCTGCGCCGGGTGCGTGAGCAGTCCCTCGTCGACTTCGACCTGGACCGCCAGGAGTTCGACACCCTGCACAAGCTCGCCGGCCGCGGCGGCAAGGCGGCCCCGTCCGAGCTGGCCGCCGATCTCGACCTCGCGCCCGCCTCCGTCACCGGCCGGCTCGACGCGCTGGAGCGCCGCGGATTCGTCCGCCGTACGCCCTCCACCACCGACCGGCGGCGCGTGGACGTGGAGTTGACCGCCGCGGGCCGCTCGACCTGGGTCGGTGCGATGGACGTCCTCGGCAACGAGGAGGAGCGGCTGCTCGGCGTCCTCGACAAGGACGAACGCGGGCTGCTCAACGCCATGCTGCGGCGCGTCATGGTGGTCGCCGAGGCCCGGGGCGGCGCGGCCTGGGACTGA
- a CDS encoding succinate dehydrogenase iron-sulfur subunit, producing the protein MATPTMEKADKAPEPEAGFADSPYITATFRIRRFNPEVSEESEWQDFQIEIDPKERVLDALHKIKWETDGTLTFRRSCAHGICGSDAMRINGKNRLACKTLIKDLSPEKPITVEAIKGLTVLKDLVVDMDPFFQAYRDVMPFLITKGNEPTRERLQSAEDRERFDDTTKCILCAACTSSCPVFWNDGQYFGPAAIVNAHRFIFDSRDEGGEQRLEILNDRDGVWRCRTTFNCTDACPRGIEVTKAIQEVKRALITRRF; encoded by the coding sequence ATGGCTACCCCCACCATGGAAAAGGCCGACAAGGCTCCCGAGCCCGAGGCGGGCTTCGCCGACTCCCCTTACATCACTGCCACGTTCCGGATCCGCCGGTTCAACCCGGAGGTCTCCGAGGAGTCCGAGTGGCAGGACTTCCAGATCGAGATCGACCCGAAGGAGCGTGTCCTCGACGCCCTTCACAAGATCAAGTGGGAGACCGACGGAACGCTGACGTTCCGCCGCTCCTGCGCGCACGGCATCTGCGGTTCGGACGCCATGCGGATCAACGGCAAGAACAGGCTCGCCTGCAAGACGCTGATCAAGGACCTGAGCCCGGAGAAGCCGATCACGGTCGAGGCCATAAAGGGCCTCACGGTCCTCAAGGACCTCGTGGTCGACATGGACCCGTTCTTCCAGGCCTACCGCGACGTCATGCCCTTCCTCATCACCAAGGGGAACGAGCCGACCCGCGAGCGTCTGCAGTCCGCCGAGGACCGCGAGCGCTTCGACGACACCACCAAGTGCATCCTGTGCGCTGCGTGCACGTCCTCGTGCCCGGTGTTCTGGAACGACGGCCAGTACTTCGGCCCGGCGGCCATCGTCAACGCGCACCGCTTCATCTTCGACTCGCGCGACGAGGGCGGCGAGCAGCGGCTGGAGATCCTCAACGACCGTGACGGGGTGTGGCGTTGCCGCACCACCTTCAACTGCACGGACGCCTGCCCGCGCGGCATCGAGGTCACCAAGGCGATCCAGGAAGTCAAGCGCGCGCTGATCACGCGTCGCTTCTGA
- the sdhA gene encoding succinate dehydrogenase flavoprotein subunit: MQIHKYDTVIVGAGGAGMRAAIESTKRSRTAVLTKLYPTRSHTGAAQGGMAAALANVEEDNWEWHTFDTIKGGDYLVDQDAAEILAKEAIDSVLDLEKMGLPFNRTPEGKIDQRRFGGHSRNHGEAPVRRSCYASDRTGHMILQTLYQNCVKEGVEFFNEFYVLDLLLQEVDGVKTSAGVVAYELATGEIHVFQAKSIIFASGGTGKFFKVTSNAHTLTGDGQAAAYRRGLPLEDMEFFQFHPTGIWRMGILLTEGARGEGGILRNKDGERFMEKYAPVMKDLASRDVVSRSIYTEIREGRGCGPEGDHVYLDLTHLPPEQLDAKLPDITEFARTYLGIEPYTDPIPIQPTAHYAMGGIPTNVQGEVLADNTTVVPGLYAAGEVACVSVHGANRLGTNSLLDINVFGRRSGIAAAEYSAKNDYVELPENPAQMVIDQVERLRNSTGNERVSAIRLELQECMDANVMVFRTEQTIKTAVDKIAELRERYLNVSIQDKGKRFNTDLLEAIELGNLLDLAEVMATSALARKESRGGHYREDYPNRDDVNFMRHTMAYREVADDGTESIRLDYKPVVQTRYQPMERKY; encoded by the coding sequence ATGCAGATCCACAAGTACGACACCGTCATCGTCGGCGCCGGCGGCGCCGGCATGCGCGCGGCCATCGAGTCGACCAAGCGCAGCCGTACCGCCGTGCTGACCAAGCTCTACCCCACCCGCTCCCACACGGGCGCCGCGCAGGGCGGTATGGCCGCCGCGCTCGCCAACGTGGAGGAGGACAACTGGGAGTGGCACACCTTCGACACGATCAAGGGCGGCGACTACCTGGTCGACCAGGACGCCGCCGAGATCCTGGCGAAGGAGGCCATCGACTCCGTTCTCGACCTGGAGAAGATGGGCCTGCCGTTCAACCGCACGCCCGAGGGCAAGATCGACCAGCGTCGCTTCGGCGGCCACAGCCGTAACCACGGCGAGGCCCCGGTCCGCCGGTCCTGCTACGCCTCGGACCGCACCGGCCACATGATCCTCCAGACGCTGTACCAGAACTGCGTCAAGGAGGGTGTGGAGTTCTTCAACGAGTTCTACGTCCTGGACCTGCTGCTCCAGGAGGTGGACGGGGTCAAGACGTCCGCGGGCGTCGTCGCCTACGAGCTGGCGACCGGCGAGATCCACGTCTTCCAGGCGAAGTCGATCATCTTCGCCTCCGGCGGCACCGGCAAGTTCTTCAAGGTGACGTCGAACGCGCACACCCTGACCGGTGACGGCCAGGCCGCCGCGTACCGCCGCGGTCTGCCGCTGGAGGACATGGAGTTCTTCCAGTTCCACCCGACGGGCATCTGGCGCATGGGCATCCTGCTGACGGAGGGCGCCCGCGGTGAGGGCGGCATCCTCCGCAACAAGGACGGCGAGCGCTTCATGGAGAAGTACGCGCCCGTCATGAAGGACCTCGCGTCCCGTGACGTCGTCTCCCGCTCCATCTACACGGAGATCCGCGAGGGCCGCGGCTGCGGTCCCGAGGGCGACCACGTCTACCTGGACCTGACGCACCTGCCGCCGGAGCAGCTGGACGCCAAGCTCCCGGACATCACCGAGTTCGCGCGTACGTACCTCGGCATCGAGCCCTACACGGACCCGATCCCGATCCAGCCGACCGCGCACTACGCCATGGGCGGCATCCCGACCAACGTCCAGGGCGAGGTGCTGGCCGACAACACCACCGTCGTCCCGGGCCTGTACGCCGCGGGCGAGGTCGCCTGCGTCTCGGTGCACGGTGCCAACCGCCTCGGCACCAACTCGCTCCTCGACATCAACGTCTTCGGGCGCCGGTCGGGCATCGCCGCCGCCGAGTACTCCGCGAAGAACGACTACGTCGAGCTTCCCGAGAACCCGGCGCAGATGGTCATCGACCAGGTCGAGCGGCTGCGCAACTCCACCGGCAACGAGCGGGTCTCGGCGATCCGTCTGGAGCTGCAGGAGTGCATGGACGCCAACGTGATGGTGTTCCGCACCGAGCAGACCATCAAGACCGCGGTCGACAAGATCGCGGAACTGCGCGAGCGCTACCTCAACGTGTCCATCCAGGACAAGGGCAAGCGGTTCAACACGGATCTGCTCGAAGCGATCGAGCTGGGCAACCTGCTCGACCTCGCCGAGGTCATGGCGACCTCCGCGCTGGCCCGCAAGGAGTCCCGCGGCGGTCACTACCGCGAGGACTACCCGAACCGCGACGACGTCAACTTCATGCGCCACACCATGGCGTACCGCGAGGTCGCCGACGACGGCACCGAGTCGATCCGGCTGGACTACAAGCCGGTCGTCCAGACCCGCTACCAGCCGATGGAGCGTAAGTACTGA
- a CDS encoding succinate dehydrogenase hydrophobic membrane anchor subunit produces MSTETSAIGAVEGVSLYDVDNPAPVIEPPRARTGKTPKGSRTNFEMYAWLFMRLSGVVLVVLVIGHLLIQLVLDGGVSKIGFAFVAGRWASPFWQMWDLAMLWLAMLHGANGLRTVINDYAERDNTRFWLKMLLYTATVFTVLLGTLVIFTFDPNIR; encoded by the coding sequence ATGTCCACCGAGACTTCCGCGATCGGCGCAGTCGAAGGCGTCAGCCTCTACGATGTCGACAATCCGGCCCCTGTGATCGAGCCCCCGCGTGCGCGGACCGGCAAGACGCCCAAGGGTTCGCGCACCAACTTCGAGATGTACGCCTGGCTCTTCATGCGCCTGTCGGGTGTCGTCCTGGTCGTCCTGGTCATCGGCCACCTGCTGATCCAGCTGGTGCTGGACGGCGGCGTGTCCAAGATCGGCTTCGCCTTCGTGGCGGGCCGCTGGGCCTCGCCGTTCTGGCAGATGTGGGACCTGGCGATGCTGTGGCTCGCCATGCTGCACGGCGCCAACGGTCTCCGTACGGTCATCAACGACTACGCCGAACGGGACAACACCCGTTTCTGGCTGAAGATGCTGCTGTACACCGCCACGGTGTTCACCGTCCTGCTGGGCACGCTGGTGATCTTCACCTTCGACCCGAACATCCGCTAG
- the sdhC gene encoding succinate dehydrogenase, cytochrome b556 subunit has translation MPAGTLYRGREGMWSWVAHRVTGVLIFFFLFVHVLDTALVRVSPEAYDEVVATYKTWPVALLEYGLVAAILFHALNGLRIIAVDFWAKGPRVQKQMLWTVLGIWIVLMVGALYPVLGHAVRAIFGS, from the coding sequence GTGCCGGCTGGAACGCTGTACCGCGGCCGGGAAGGCATGTGGTCCTGGGTGGCTCATCGAGTCACCGGTGTCCTCATTTTCTTCTTCCTGTTCGTACACGTCCTGGACACCGCTCTCGTCCGTGTCTCCCCCGAGGCCTACGACGAGGTCGTGGCCACGTACAAGACATGGCCCGTCGCGCTTCTCGAATACGGCCTCGTGGCCGCGATTCTCTTTCACGCGCTGAACGGTCTCCGCATCATCGCCGTGGACTTCTGGGCCAAGGGCCCGCGCGTCCAGAAGCAGATGCTCTGGACCGTGCTGGGCATCTGGATCGTGCTCATGGTCGGGGCCCTGTACCCCGTCCTCGGCCACGCCGTCCGCGCCATCTTCGGGAGCTGA
- a CDS encoding 2-oxo-4-hydroxy-4-carboxy-5-ureidoimidazoline decarboxylase, with translation MPLQSHGPVPGRAGPPGLGLHRLNTAPAVDVEAALLDCFGSRRWAQRLAAHRPYPDLGALLAAAEEADYDLSPADRAEALVAEDSPALPADAARSAHLALAAAHAAYESRFGHVFVICLDGVRPVERPDQVLAGIRARLGHDPDQERVVTADELRRLARGRIIGLVSSP, from the coding sequence GTGCCTCTGCAGAGCCACGGCCCGGTACCCGGCCGGGCCGGTCCGCCCGGCCTCGGCCTGCACCGTCTCAACACCGCGCCCGCCGTCGACGTCGAGGCCGCCCTGCTGGACTGCTTCGGCAGCCGGCGCTGGGCGCAGCGACTGGCCGCCCACCGCCCCTACCCGGATCTGGGCGCGCTGCTCGCCGCCGCCGAGGAGGCGGACTACGACCTCTCCCCCGCCGACCGCGCCGAGGCGCTCGTCGCCGAGGACTCCCCGGCGCTGCCCGCCGACGCGGCACGCTCCGCCCATCTCGCGCTGGCCGCCGCGCACGCCGCGTACGAGAGCCGTTTCGGTCACGTCTTCGTCATCTGCCTCGACGGCGTCCGGCCCGTCGAACGCCCGGACCAGGTGCTGGCCGGCATCCGGGCCCGGCTGGGCCACGACCCCGACCAGGAACGGGTGGTGACTGCGGACGAGCTGCGGCGACTCGCCCGGGGCCGCATCATCGGGCTGGTATCGAGTCCGTAA
- a CDS encoding beta-N-acetylhexosaminidase: protein MSLSRGALAAGAAVTAVAAVTLTVVLWPDSSDTARRSVAEASARASSAAPTPSPTRSYPLSGTPRTIPAVREHTPAHGPGWRPGKGSAVVIADGSEGLDDEGRLLADELKIGYRGEVPARAGDVELALTPSAKGGPESYTLKVHDGRVTISGPGEAGVFYGTRTLKQSVRADGLMPEGEVSDRPDRPQRGFNLDIARKFYSVAWIEDRLREMADLKLNQFGLHFSDDQAFRIQSDTHPEVVSPEHLTKAQVRQIVALAGRLHIQVVPEIDSPGHLGAVLRAHPDLQLRNVSGVASSGSLDISKPGAAKLIDELLGEYTELFPGEYWHLGADEYLALMARDPAASYPQLQRAAVQKYGPQAGIADLATGWLNDRAAVVRPHGKQPKAWNDGLFRGGVVQADKNIEVEYWTGKEYGARQPEEYLSEGRRVVNLNDEFLYYVLGQPNNFVYPTGQRIYEQWTPLVLRGTTPVPARYSGQILGGRFAVWGDLPNAQTTEQVAQGIRMPLRATAQKLWDPAKPTLSWDGFRALAGEIDKG from the coding sequence ATGTCGCTCTCACGCGGCGCCCTCGCGGCCGGAGCGGCCGTCACCGCGGTGGCCGCGGTGACGCTCACCGTCGTCCTGTGGCCCGACAGCTCCGACACCGCGCGCCGGTCCGTGGCCGAGGCCTCGGCCCGGGCCTCGTCCGCCGCCCCCACGCCCTCCCCGACCCGGAGCTATCCGCTGTCGGGGACGCCCCGCACCATCCCCGCCGTACGCGAACACACCCCCGCCCACGGTCCCGGCTGGCGGCCGGGCAAGGGCAGCGCGGTGGTGATCGCCGACGGCAGCGAGGGGCTCGACGACGAGGGGCGGCTGCTCGCGGACGAGCTGAAGATCGGCTACCGGGGCGAGGTGCCGGCCCGTGCGGGCGATGTGGAACTGGCCCTGACCCCGTCGGCCAAGGGCGGGCCCGAGTCGTACACCCTCAAGGTCCACGACGGCCGCGTCACGATCAGCGGGCCCGGCGAGGCGGGTGTCTTCTACGGGACCCGCACCCTCAAGCAGTCGGTGCGGGCCGACGGCCTCATGCCCGAGGGCGAGGTGAGCGACCGCCCCGACCGGCCGCAGCGCGGGTTCAACCTCGACATCGCGCGCAAGTTCTACAGCGTCGCCTGGATCGAGGACCGGCTGCGCGAGATGGCCGACCTCAAGCTCAACCAGTTCGGCCTGCACTTCTCCGACGACCAGGCCTTCCGCATCCAGTCCGACACCCACCCCGAGGTGGTGTCGCCCGAGCACCTGACCAAGGCACAGGTGCGGCAGATCGTCGCGCTGGCCGGCCGGCTGCACATCCAGGTCGTACCGGAGATCGACTCGCCGGGCCACCTCGGCGCGGTCCTGCGCGCCCACCCCGACCTCCAGCTGCGCAACGTGTCGGGTGTGGCCTCCAGCGGATCGCTCGACATCTCCAAGCCCGGAGCGGCGAAACTCATCGACGAACTCCTCGGCGAGTACACGGAGCTCTTCCCCGGTGAGTACTGGCATCTGGGCGCCGACGAGTACCTCGCGCTGATGGCGCGGGACCCCGCCGCCTCCTATCCCCAGCTGCAGCGCGCCGCCGTACAGAAGTACGGGCCGCAGGCGGGGATCGCCGACCTCGCCACCGGCTGGCTCAACGACCGCGCGGCGGTGGTCCGTCCGCACGGCAAACAGCCCAAGGCGTGGAACGACGGCCTCTTCCGCGGCGGCGTCGTCCAGGCGGACAAGAACATCGAGGTCGAGTACTGGACGGGCAAGGAGTACGGGGCCCGGCAGCCGGAGGAGTATCTGAGCGAGGGCCGCCGGGTGGTGAACCTCAACGACGAGTTCCTCTATTACGTGCTCGGCCAGCCCAACAACTTCGTCTACCCGACCGGCCAGCGCATCTACGAGCAGTGGACCCCTCTCGTGCTGCGCGGCACCACCCCCGTCCCGGCGCGCTATTCCGGCCAGATCCTCGGCGGCCGGTTCGCCGTCTGGGGCGATCTGCCGAACGCCCAGACCACGGAGCAGGTGGCGCAGGGCATCAGGATGCCGTTGCGGGCGACGGCCCAGAAGCTGTGGGACCCGGCGAAGCCCACGCTGAGCTGGGACGGTTTCCGGGCGCTGGCCGGGGAGATCGACAAGGGCTGA